The segment agctactgtaaattgaacagttagcttaaattcttgttcatctttctgcccatatcagatatgtctatgtcctggaaatgTATTTTGTTACccacaacctcatgctaatcacattagctcaaccgtcgcGTGGGGGGGGAGTACACACctatcctgtagaggttttaaagaCCTGTAAcatctgtaaaaaataaaaatacaaaaatgtcaGTGACAACTTACTTCCGtgatcccctctcctccctggttTCATGGTTTTGGCGCTTCTTCATATCAGAACCCCCTGGGGCTCTGTCGTCTTTCATTTTGTCCTTCTCAGGTTTCTTTGACTTCTCTTTAGGCTTTTCCACATCCACGTCATCTCCCCGGTCTGGTTTTCTCAGGAGCTGAACAGAGACAAACGCATTACCAACATGTAAAAAGCAGTCTGTGTTATTCTGCTACAATCGCGTCGGGATCCCCTGTATCATCACGCAGTTGAGTAGTTTGAAAGGATTCCTCCTTTCCATACCTTGATTTTTGGCTCCTCCTTTGCCTGGTCTTTATCTTTCTCTGCAGTTTTGTCTCCTTTCTTAAACTTCTCGGCTTCTTTGcgcttcctcctgtcctcctccctccacttTCGACGTTCCTCGTCCCGCTGGCGCTTCCGTTCTAGCtctcgtctcctcctctcctctttcttttccTCACGGATTCTCTGACCAACAGCAGTCAACGCCACATGAGTAGTCTGTCCAGCCTCATATACCATGCAAGAGAAGCACAGCTAAAATACATAGATTCCAAACTGGCTATACATACCTGTTTGTTCTTCAAGAAGTCCAAGAGGGGAGTCGTTTTCTTAGCTAAAAGCGGAGAAAATAAGCAAAATCATCTATTACTGAAATAACCCTTGGCAGACTACTTGATCTCACATTAACACTCATCTAGCGTGTTTCAACTGGCTTGGGTTTCAACCAAATGGAACCAGAACACTTTTACCGCCATGTTTACATACCCACTAGTTCCTTTGTTTTAGCCTCTATTTCTTCCAGTAGAGTCTCAGGAGTGGATGTAAACTTTTCATCATCACCATTATAAATCTCCAGGAATTTCTTGTAGTCAGCATCTAAAGAACAAACAGTGTCTCAGTGGGACATTACAGCTAGaggatctacactgaacaaaaatattaaaacacaacaatttcaaagatttgaattgagttacagttcataaggaaatcagtgaattgaaataaatccattaggccctaatctatgaatttcacatgactgggaatacagatatgcagctgttggtcacagataccttaaaaaaaaatggtagggctgtggatcagaaaaccagtcagtatctggtgtgaccactatttgcctcatgcagcatgacacatctcctttgcatagagttgatcaggctgattgtggcctgtggaatgttgtaccACTCGTCAATGGCTGAGCGAAGTTGctagatattggcgggaactggaacacgctgccgtacatgtcgatccagagcatcccaaacatgctcaatgggtgacatttctGGTGCGCGTGCAGGTCATTGGAAGAacggacattttcagcttccgggAATtgagtacagatccttgcgacatgggtccTTGCGACAGCATTATCATGCTGACAATGGgcatcaggatctcatcacggtatgcctgtgcattcaaattgccattgataaaatgcaattgtgttcattgttcgtagtttatgtctgcccataccataatcccaccacCACGGGGCACGTTGTAAACAACGTTGCCATCAGCAAAACGCTCGCACACACGACACCAtttgcccagtacagttgaaaccgggtttcacctgtgaagagcacacttctcaaACGTGCCATTGAAGCCGAGCATTTGTCCACTGCGGATggttacgatgccaaactgcagtcaggtaaaaaccctggtgaggatgacgagcatacAGATGAGCATCCCTGAGACAGTTTGACAacttgtgcagaaattcttcagttgtgcaaacacaGTTTCATCATCTGTCCAGGTGGCTGATCTCAAGACGATCTCGCTGACGAAGAAACCGGATGTGAATGTCATgcatgggctggcgtggttagcttcttgatatgctacacatcaggtggatggattatcttggcaaaggagaaatgcgcagtaacagggatgtaaacaaatgtgcacAATTTTAGCAAAAAAGTTTTGTGCGCgtacggaacatttctgggatcttttatttcagcccataaaaacatgggaacaacaccttacatgttacatttatatttttgttcagtgcatttggaaagtattcagaccttctgactttttccacattttgttacgttacagccttagtcTAAAATTTATAACATTCATTttttcctcaccaatctacacacaataccccgtaatgacaaaccaaaaaccggtctagaaattttagcaaatgtatataaaaacagaaatatcacattacataagtattcagaacctttactcagtattttgtactttgttgaggcagctattacagcctcaagtcttcttgggtatgacattaaaagctttgcacatctgtatttggggagttgcttccattcttctctgcagatcctctcaagctctgtcaggtttaatggggagcgtcgctgcacagctatttttaggtctctccagagatgttcgatcgggttcaagtccaggtccTGGCTGGGTCATTCaaggacttgtcccgaagccactcctgaattgtcttcgctgtgtgcttagggtcattatgttggaagatgaacctttaccccagtctgagatcctgagtgctctggagcaggttttcaccaaggatctctctgtactttgctccgttcatctttccctcaatcctgacttgtctcccagtccctgccgctgaaaaacatccccacagcatgatgctgcaaccaccatgcttcaccgtagggatggtgccaggtttcctccagacatgacgcttggcattcaggccaaagagtacaatcttggtttcatcagaccagaggatcttgtttctcatggtctgagagtcctttaggtgccttttggcaaactccaagcgggctgtcatgtgccttttactgaggactggcttccatctggccactccaccatgaaggcctgattggtggagtgctgccaagatggaagaaccttccagaaggacaaccatctccacagaggaactctggagctctgtcagagtaaccatcgggttcttgctcacctccctgaccaaggtccttctcccacgattgctcagtttggccgggcagccagctctaggaagagtcttgatggttccacatttcttccatttaagaatgatggaggccactgtgttcttggggaccttcaatgttacaggaatttttgtacccttccccagatcagcgcctcaacacaatcttgtctctgagctctacagacaaatccttcaacctcatggcttggtttttgctctgacatgcacttccaactgtgggacattatgtagacaggtgtgtgcctttccaaatcatgtccaatcaattgaatttatcacaggtggactccaatcaagttatagaaacatctcaaggatgatcaatggaaacaggatgcacctgagctcaagttcaagtctcatagcaaagggtctgaatacttatataaagtATTTGCAAACATTACTAAAAACCtgctttcgctttgtcattatggggtattgtgtgtagttgattatattttaataaattttagaataaggctgtaacataactaaatctgcaaaaagtcaaggggtctgtatcCAAATGCATTATACATGGTGTGCAATTGCAACCAACCAACCATATAATGACTAATGTAACATTTTCACCTTCATCGATTGTTCCACTTTTGGCATCCTTTTTCTTACTCCTTTTTTTGGCAATCTTTTGAAAAGGAGCAAATTCAACAATGGCTGGATATTCCTGCCCTGTTGAAAACAAAGGGGCAACACTAATACACAATTCACTCAGAACTTGCTGCAATGTAGGGTTATATTGTGTGGTTCTTATTAGATGTCAAacgtattatttttttttacccatttttctccctaatttcgtggtatccaattggtagttagtcttgtcccatcgctgcaactcccgtacggactcgggaaaggtgaaggtcgagagccgcgcgtcctccgaaacacaacccagcggagccgcactgcttcttgacacaatgcctgcttaacccggaagccagccgcaccaatgtgttgtatggaaacactgtgcacctggcgacaGTGTCAGCATGCATTGCGCCCgggccgccacaggagtcgctagtgtgcgatgggacaagaacctCCCTGCCAGCCAacacctcccctaacccagacgacgctgggccccATGGCTCTCCCGGTCAtggccggttgcgacagagcctggactggaaccaggatctctagtggcacagctagcactgcgatgcagtgccttagaacactgcgccactcgggaggccttaaACGTCAATCTTTTAATGAACTGAAATGAATCACACCTCTATTATCAATGAACACATATCCATCAAACCGGTCTCTGAAAAGGACAATATCTTCCTGATTCTTGAAGTTGATGTATGCTCTGGCGAAGACGTGGGGGTACATGCTGTACAGGAGAAAAGCTAAGTAAGTAACCAGGGTACCAAATATGTGATTATGACAGACAATGGTAATCAACAACAGACTATATGCACCTGCTGTCATTGGAGAAAAATTCTAGGTAGTCCACTTCTGGAAGTGGCTGCAATTGATCCTCCAGTTCCTCCTTGGTTATGCTAGGAGGCAGACGTCGGATAATGATCTGTGGAAAAACAAGTCACTCAAATGTTAGCCAACTTATCAATTGAATATCCAAGCCTTCAAAACCAGATGGTTAAAATAGCAGCGTTGGTTTTCAGCTAAGTATTGGTTAAGTTAGCAGGCTCACTagctaaatacactgaacaaaaatataaaacgcagcACATAAAGTGTTGGTATCATGTTTCAAGACCTGaaataaagatcccagaaatggtccatacgcacaaaaaaaacatatttcctTATTTCTCTCAAAAAGTTTGCGCACAAATTTatttacatcccttttagtgagcatttctgctttgacaagataatccatcaacctgacaggtgtggcatatcaagaaactgactaaacagcatgatcattacacaggtgcaccttgtgctggggacaataaaaggccactaaaatgtgcagatggatggagcatgcaattggcatgctgactacaggcatgtccaccagagctgttgccagataatataatattaatttctctaccataagttgcctccaaagttgttttagagaatttggcattatgtccaaccagcctcacaaccgcagaccacgtgtatggcgttgtgtgggcaagcggtttcaTGTCAACGTTGTTAATAGAGTGCCCCAtaatggcggtggggttatggtatgggcaggcataagctacgtacaacaaacataattgcattttattgatggcaatcttaatgcacaaaaataccgttGGGAGATCGAGGCCCATTTAAGGTATATGTGTCCAACaaatacatatctgtattcccagtcatgtgcaatccattagggcctaatgaattcatttaatttgaccgatttcctcatatgaactataactcaggaaatcaatgaaattgttgcgtttCTTTTTTTTCAGTATAACTTAAATATCTCTTCAATATGCAACATTcaaaagctagctaacgttaaccaaCTTCAATTATAAAGGTTAATCACCCCTGctctactagctagctagctagctagcttgccagCAATACAGGAGTAGCTAGCCTAGTGAAattcatgtagctagctaacgttagctattttggcttagctagctagctggctaatgttgtTAGCTGGCGTACCTTCGTCATTGCTTCTTTCTTCTCCGGCTTTGGCTTCTCCGTTTTTTCAGTATCTTCACATTTTATCTCCATAATTTTCTCAATCGGACGAGTGTTTTCCTTGTCCTCTTTCATCGTTATGCCATAAACCTGTTGCAATCTACAGTTCTGTATCAACTTTTTTTACTTGCTTGTTTGCTAACGATTGTTGATTGGCTTTTGGGAgaccaaagattatggatatactgacaagatacatcTCTCtacgccctaacaatgggagccgttgtccacaaagcggcacgGCGGGCTATCTAGttcccgcctatcctttctttggattggtggatacagcTCATTATTGTAATCACGCTTTAATATTTGACgagggttgttgacgtcaacTGCCTGTATTCAATTGAGATGCGACGCTACTAACCTCGtgacatgaatatgcatagcaaTTTCGAGACATCTCCGATATAAATTGTTTTTCTCACAGTTGCCGGGATGTTACGTGTCCTACTTATACCAGTACACTCCtaacaacttaagcattacgaaacttatattcgatcaaataaacctcacgtagcaaataagccattattTTTGGGGGgaaccaaattcgacactcattgacctccattGAAACACTCCTTGCTTGGTGGGCGAAACATCGAAAAAACCGTCACCTGCTTGGAGGGAGACCGATTTTCCGCCGAGTTGGGCCGCTCTCTTCCGCTTCCTCAATGTGAAACTTCCGGAAGTGAACGGATGACCGTGAACTATTCAGGTCGGTCGACATTTTGGTTAGCCTTTCTTAGCAAGTTAGCAAAATAAACTGTCGTATTTGGAGTGTCTGACAAATAAACGCCTTTGTCACTTGCGTCACCCACATTGCAGCTATGTGGTATGAAATTCTTCCCGGTCTCGGAGTCATGACTGTTTGTCTCATCCTTCCTGGGGTTTTCACTGCACAGATCCACAAACTCACCAacggggggaaggtgagagataTTTGCTTACCGATGAGTTGAATGACTgcaatagttagctagctaaatgtgaAGTTTTGAACTGGTTGAAGTAATACCATTAGCTAGTTCTATATACTAAATTAGCTATGTTAACACTTCTTCTCTTTGACTTTTAGGAAAAGAGAATCGCTCGGGTTCCATATCAGTGGtatctgatggagagagacagacgtgTGTCAGGAGTGGATTTGTATTACAAATCGAAGGTAAACAGGCAATTAATTCACGTTTATGCAATAACGAAGTACTGTAACGTTATATTACTAGTGTCTGTCAGGCATTGCTTAGGCCTACCTACATTTTTCTCTTCTTTACAGGGACTTGAGAATATCCACTGATCCCAGATCTCACCTATGGAATGGATTTCTGTCAGAATTCGTTGTACAATAAAAGTTATGTATTGTCTGAATTAACCAGTTTCTTTGTGTAGTTACTGCTGATTATGCTGAAAACCTTATGAAATAACACGTCGGGTTTACAGAGTTTTGAATGTATTCAATAGACAATTTGTAACTACTTTCTATGGCTCCTAAGGAATTGCTCCTATTCACTAATATCAGGGGAGGACAGCTAATAATAATGGCTGGAgcgaatggtatcaaacacatgcaaaccatgtatttgataccattccactccagccattaccacaagccccaactaaggtgccaccaacctcctgtgactgaTATTCATAACATGTTATGTCCGTCTGATGTATGCAGATGTTTGGTTCTAGATGACCCTAGTTGCTTGACTGGGCACGTACCAGGTCGTCTTTACTGCAGTCATGCTGCACATATATCATGTGGTTCCTGAGATGTTAAACACTTGAATGAATCACATTCAGTATTCTCAGAGCGTAATGATATCTGAAAATCTGTGTAACATGACTGCATCAAAGATGGCCTGGAACATAGCCTATCATTCCATTCAAGGATTGGCCTAAGGGTGCATtcataaattcactctggctatctactctgatttcagagcacttaTGAGTGTGCtggagcgcagaataactgatgaatttacgaatgctcaacacccgttgaatatggccgttgtcagtaaacgttggctttaaattgttgccagcagcaccgtTACAGTCACCagtgctctggataacataaaaacaacttaaccagctctgctaggggtaGTCAAATGGTCAGTGAGCTTTTTGTCTGGAAGTAGCCATCAAGCTAGACGGCTTGGATGCTTGACTGCTCCACCAGAGCGTCCAGTGCACACTCTGAATGCTccgagcgaaacgctctgaataacggacaatctgacaacactctgaatttacgagcGCACTCTGAGTTGCAATCTTGCACTCCAGATTCAATTTACAAACTCACCCTCAGTAACCTGCTCCACAG is part of the Salvelinus fontinalis isolate EN_2023a chromosome 6, ASM2944872v1, whole genome shotgun sequence genome and harbors:
- the upf3b gene encoding regulator of nonsense transcripts 3B; translated protein: MKEDKENTRPIEKIMEIKCEDTEKTEKPKPEKKEAMTKIIIRRLPPSITKEELEDQLQPLPEVDYLEFFSNDSSMYPHVFARAYINFKNQEDIVLFRDRFDGYVFIDNRGQEYPAIVEFAPFQKIAKKRSKKKDAKSGTIDEDADYKKFLEIYNGDDEKFTSTPETLLEEIEAKTKELVAKKTTPLLDFLKNKQRIREEKKEERRRRELERKRQRDEERRKWREEDRRKRKEAEKFKKGDKTAEKDKDQAKEEPKIKLLRKPDRGDDVDVEKPKEKSKKPEKDKMKDDRAPGGSDMKKRQNHETREERGSRKADEDGHKEGHRDGHKDFRERDVERYRDRERDRERERRQKEKERIRRQDEDRRRRRERHDGENSYRKREDEGKKEKGDRVWEKRKGENAGDSVSHTSSHTDKPKKSEETLREEKAKRDRLRNKDRPAIQLYQPGARNRGARGGGGGESHAGERKSESESKRSQEKGDE
- the ndufa1 gene encoding NADH dehydrogenase [ubiquinone] 1 alpha subcomplex subunit 1; protein product: MWYEILPGLGVMTVCLILPGVFTAQIHKLTNGGKEKRIARVPYQWYLMERDRRVSGVDLYYKSKGLENIH